One window of Gloeothece citriformis PCC 7424 genomic DNA carries:
- a CDS encoding chemotaxis protein CheW, with product MVNSPEFFTGKGQDLASDIQDLQTPEGELHLRFYLPSQSEFALPAAGIREVMQQTPDRITPIPNASPLLLGTINLRGQIIWVADLGQFLGEETILNTDRSEIPVIAVEDQEMILGLAVEQLGEMEWLDLENLQPSHNISDQIAPYVEGEWITDQELNQVLRLLNHVAILRSARWVA from the coding sequence ATGGTAAACTCGCCGGAATTTTTCACCGGAAAGGGTCAAGATCTAGCGTCAGATATACAAGATCTACAAACCCCTGAAGGTGAGCTACACTTAAGATTTTATTTACCTTCTCAAAGTGAATTTGCCCTACCGGCAGCCGGAATTAGAGAAGTGATGCAGCAAACCCCAGATCGAATTACACCAATTCCCAACGCTTCTCCCCTCCTTTTGGGCACAATTAATTTACGGGGACAAATTATTTGGGTTGCCGATCTCGGTCAATTTTTAGGGGAAGAAACCATTTTAAATACCGATCGCTCAGAAATTCCTGTCATTGCCGTTGAAGATCAAGAAATGATTTTAGGATTAGCGGTTGAACAATTAGGAGAAATGGAGTGGTTAGATCTCGAAAATCTACAACCTTCCCATAATATTTCAGATCAGATAGCGCCTTATGTGGAGGGAGAATGGATCACCGATCAGGAGTTAAATCAGGTCTTACGACTGCTTAATCATGTGGCTATTTTGCGATCGGCAAGGTGGGTGGCATGA
- a CDS encoding circadian clock KaiB family protein → MSKYILKLYITGNSVKSQRAIANLLRICQEELDQQYSVEIIDVLEQPDLAEEEKILVTPTLIKQLPPPLQRIIGDMSNTQKVLLGLDLISREMIN, encoded by the coding sequence ATGAGTAAGTACATTCTCAAACTATACATTACTGGCAACTCCGTTAAGTCCCAACGGGCGATCGCTAATTTGCTGCGAATCTGTCAAGAAGAACTCGATCAACAGTATAGTGTAGAAATTATCGACGTTCTCGAACAACCCGATCTAGCCGAGGAAGAGAAAATTTTAGTTACCCCGACTTTGATTAAACAATTACCGCCTCCTTTACAAAGAATAATCGGAGATATGTCTAATACCCAAAAAGTTTTGTTAGGACTTGATTTAATTTCTAGAGAAATGATTAATTAA
- a CDS encoding response regulator transcription factor produces the protein MSSNLCRVLVIEDEPAKVRLIQRLLSDVEDNSLAQGLSFSLTIAESLKEGLEKLTTDNFDVILLDLTLSDSQGVKGLSAIREQAHRIPIIVQTDDDNLAIQVFQLGADGYLQTNYLDTNLLLYQIRLAIEKQHYIAKLEAEKQQQEFEVLEKLIQSSGTTITARMFGSQPLKESVPDIFAQMSQSYGELLHLALEQQIYKVDHNISGRLRTLADKLGFLKASPRDVIDLHTTTLKEKNKDVTLAKAEAYVSEGRLMVLELMGYLVSFYRKYYIGLSTFNLTSNSDQPKSP, from the coding sequence ATGTCGAGTAATCTCTGTCGAGTCTTAGTGATTGAGGATGAACCCGCCAAGGTTCGGTTAATTCAGAGATTGCTATCGGATGTCGAAGACAATTCATTAGCACAAGGGCTATCTTTTTCTTTAACTATTGCTGAATCTCTTAAAGAAGGGCTAGAAAAATTAACGACTGATAACTTTGATGTTATTTTATTGGATTTAACCTTATCCGATAGTCAAGGGGTCAAGGGATTAAGTGCTATTCGAGAGCAAGCCCATCGAATACCTATTATCGTACAAACTGATGATGACAATTTAGCGATTCAAGTCTTTCAGTTGGGGGCGGATGGCTACTTACAAACGAATTATTTAGATACGAATTTGTTACTGTATCAAATTCGTTTAGCCATAGAAAAGCAGCACTATATTGCCAAATTAGAAGCCGAAAAGCAACAACAGGAATTTGAAGTTTTAGAAAAATTGATTCAATCGAGTGGGACGACCATTACCGCCAGAATGTTTGGCTCTCAACCCCTTAAAGAAAGCGTTCCCGATATTTTTGCCCAAATGAGTCAAAGTTATGGAGAATTGTTACATTTGGCTTTAGAACAACAAATTTACAAAGTTGACCATAATATTTCTGGCCGTCTGCGAACTTTAGCCGATAAATTAGGCTTTCTCAAAGCCAGTCCGCGAGATGTAATCGACTTACATACCACAACCTTAAAAGAAAAAAATAAAGATGTTACCCTAGCTAAAGCGGAAGCTTATGTTTCCGAAGGGCGCTTGATGGTTTTAGAACTGATGGGATATTTGGTGTCCTTCTATCGGAAATATTACATCGGGTTAAGTACCTTTAATCTTACCTCCAACTCAGATCAGCCAAAATCACCATGA
- a CDS encoding response regulator, with the protein MQGTLNEIDIRSILQLIELGQRTGELFVQPYPKTTYLSMGRFWNSAEHQRTLSLKKELSAHFWFIFFVNGQIAYAADQNNSHNLLRLRDYLRRYKVETQLKDLSISAIETTNTPEYACIWSLLEKNILTPAQSRHIIESMIQETLFDLFNLPQGGFIFEMSSSIAPQLTTLEIGTQITQIMKQVQKWKEFHPYIQHPEQYVVITAQENLKKAVPDKIYQNLCRWAKVKSSLRQLSRYLNQDIVVIARALYPYAQRGWLQLASPTVKKTALPQDNKETQDSSSVPHIVCIDDDLAIRENVDYILKENGYKSTAIGDPIQALSEIFLISPNLILCDIAMPKLDGYELCAMLRQSSAFRQIPIIMLTGQETFINRVRARMVGATDYLTKPFGASELLLLLEKYTGTDNPLRTQLTSLSDKSQDA; encoded by the coding sequence ATGCAAGGAACATTGAACGAGATTGATATCCGCAGTATTTTACAACTGATTGAACTGGGTCAGCGCACTGGAGAATTGTTCGTCCAGCCCTACCCGAAAACAACTTATTTGTCAATGGGAAGGTTTTGGAATAGTGCAGAACATCAGAGGACATTGTCCTTAAAAAAAGAACTTTCAGCCCATTTTTGGTTTATTTTTTTCGTTAATGGGCAAATTGCTTACGCAGCCGACCAAAATAATAGCCATAATTTACTCCGTTTGCGAGATTATCTCCGTCGCTACAAAGTAGAAACTCAACTGAAAGATTTATCCATTTCAGCGATTGAAACTACAAATACTCCCGAATATGCTTGTATTTGGTCGCTATTAGAGAAAAATATTTTAACGCCAGCCCAAAGCCGTCATATTATCGAAAGCATGATTCAAGAAACCCTATTTGACTTGTTTAATCTTCCTCAAGGAGGGTTTATTTTTGAAATGAGTTCGTCTATAGCCCCTCAACTGACGACTCTGGAAATAGGGACTCAAATCACTCAAATCATGAAACAAGTCCAGAAATGGAAAGAATTCCATCCCTATATACAGCATCCTGAGCAATATGTAGTCATTACTGCACAAGAAAACCTTAAAAAAGCCGTTCCCGATAAAATTTATCAAAATTTATGCCGTTGGGCAAAAGTTAAATCGTCTTTACGTCAACTCTCAAGATATTTAAATCAAGACATTGTCGTCATTGCCAGAGCCTTATATCCTTATGCTCAGAGGGGTTGGTTACAATTAGCGAGTCCAACCGTTAAAAAAACTGCCCTTCCCCAAGACAACAAAGAAACTCAAGACAGTTCATCCGTGCCTCATATTGTCTGTATTGATGATGACTTAGCGATTCGGGAAAATGTCGACTACATTTTAAAAGAAAATGGATATAAATCCACAGCGATCGGCGATCCGATTCAAGCCTTAAGTGAAATTTTTCTGATTAGTCCCAATCTTATTCTCTGTGACATAGCCATGCCGAAATTAGATGGATATGAATTATGTGCTATGCTGCGACAATCGAGTGCTTTTCGCCAGATCCCGATTATTATGTTAACTGGGCAAGAAACCTTTATTAATCGAGTCAGAGCGAGAATGGTGGGCGCGACAGACTACCTCACTAAACCCTTTGGAGCGAGTGAGTTATTACTGTTACTAGAGAAATATACCGGAACAGATAACCCATTGAGGACACAATTAACCTCTTTGTCCGATAAATCTCAGGATGCCTAG
- a CDS encoding methyl-accepting chemotaxis protein, with protein MTSGIDYVKQYGKANAAYCRGDLDEAVSIINELAQNYPDDPNVLLLRGHIFVSLQQYHLAQQQYQMVLEIAQQAELIDYANKGLQQISIVQPELDEEEMEFSIDQTEAIAVSPNFHEEDFSQMPSKSDFDEIDWDDAVFSEEEMDEPTMGSGQSDPFINPFVQEEENSSQTQDPYYDPTFKLSSSPSSREESPEVSNFSWQNYHHTDEQDTDYLPFANEETEVYNPNGQISNIDEFSEMGDSTLVVSSNLSGNSLKGPSEKLPKNVYSSQHFLRNDPEDYQDFQKESSPIQKPVNSDEFLEDLEVFNDDDLDGLSQFDITDVAQSLPDSGLFDRQPEELDMGIESSSLSAAAVENSSFSKLNWTEASGENTTTNLSTATGRFIKPTVEIEQGKLAGFKNLPLSKKQWITAASAGVASIVSIFLVSSAMWIFSPKQPTQKVDSTATKTETASSNQKQSPPPSPQPKPDAKKPPSPSSQALPVATISPFSKSILWMMLCTGGASFGATFFLSRLNTNQIKQSVNDLQTQFDTIYAGDFNVKASIYSEDELGQLSARFNQMAQAILTTTSEAQRRAAETEQQQEDLQRQVIRLLDDVEGAARGDLTVEAEVTADVLGAVADAFNLTIHSLREIVRQVKKAAEQVNKSSTDSESFARNQSSDALRMAEELAVTLNSVQMMTDSIQRVAENAREAEEVARTSSVTALRGGESVERTVAGILQIRETVSETARKVKRLAEASQEINKIVAVVSQIASRTNLLALNASIQAARAGEAGRGFAIVADEVRQLADRSAKSLKEIEQIVLQIQSETGSVMTAMEEGIQQVIDVTERSEQAKRSLEDIIQVSNRIDTLVRSITADTVKQRENSREVAQVMQSVELTAQETSQESQRVAGSLQKLVKISQDLLESVERFKVDQHELK; from the coding sequence ATGACTTCAGGCATAGATTATGTTAAACAATATGGAAAAGCCAATGCAGCTTATTGTCGAGGGGACTTAGACGAAGCTGTGTCAATTATTAATGAGTTGGCGCAAAATTATCCAGACGATCCCAATGTTCTGTTACTCCGAGGACATATTTTTGTGAGCTTACAGCAATATCATCTAGCTCAACAACAATATCAAATGGTTCTGGAAATTGCCCAACAAGCTGAATTAATTGATTATGCTAACAAAGGATTACAACAAATATCGATAGTTCAACCTGAATTAGACGAAGAGGAAATGGAGTTTTCTATCGATCAAACTGAGGCAATTGCTGTTAGTCCCAATTTTCATGAAGAAGACTTTTCCCAAATGCCCAGTAAGTCTGATTTTGACGAAATAGATTGGGATGATGCCGTATTTTCTGAGGAAGAAATGGATGAGCCGACTATGGGGAGCGGCCAATCCGACCCATTTATTAATCCTTTTGTTCAAGAGGAGGAAAACTCATCACAGACTCAAGACCCCTATTATGATCCAACCTTTAAACTCTCTTCATCACCCTCTAGTAGAGAAGAATCGCCGGAGGTAAGTAACTTTTCTTGGCAAAATTATCATCATACTGATGAGCAAGACACCGATTATTTACCCTTTGCCAATGAAGAGACAGAAGTGTATAACCCTAATGGTCAAATCAGCAACATAGATGAGTTTTCAGAGATGGGAGATTCCACCTTAGTTGTCTCGTCTAATTTGTCGGGAAATTCTTTAAAAGGACCTTCAGAAAAATTGCCGAAAAATGTCTACTCCTCCCAGCATTTTCTCCGGAATGATCCAGAAGACTATCAGGACTTTCAAAAAGAGTCTTCCCCAATTCAAAAACCAGTTAACAGTGATGAATTCTTAGAAGATTTAGAAGTCTTTAATGATGATGATTTAGATGGACTCTCCCAATTTGATATTACGGATGTAGCTCAATCTTTACCGGATTCGGGTCTGTTTGATCGTCAACCTGAAGAGTTAGATATGGGGATAGAATCCAGTTCCCTGAGTGCTGCTGCTGTTGAAAACTCCTCCTTTAGTAAACTTAATTGGACTGAAGCTAGCGGAGAAAATACAACCACTAATTTAAGCACAGCAACAGGGCGATTTATTAAGCCAACGGTTGAAATTGAACAAGGAAAATTGGCCGGATTTAAAAATCTTCCTCTGAGTAAAAAACAGTGGATTACGGCGGCTTCTGCGGGGGTAGCATCAATCGTGAGCATTTTTTTAGTCAGTAGTGCTATGTGGATATTTAGCCCTAAACAGCCGACTCAAAAGGTTGATTCAACCGCCACCAAAACTGAAACCGCCTCTTCTAACCAGAAACAATCCCCTCCCCCATCCCCACAACCTAAACCCGATGCTAAAAAACCTCCCTCCCCCTCTTCTCAAGCCTTACCTGTAGCTACGATTTCTCCTTTTAGTAAATCTATATTGTGGATGATGCTTTGTACCGGTGGCGCAAGTTTTGGGGCGACTTTTTTCTTGAGTCGACTGAATACCAATCAAATTAAGCAATCCGTTAATGATTTACAAACTCAATTTGATACGATCTATGCCGGAGATTTTAATGTCAAAGCTAGCATTTATTCAGAAGATGAATTAGGGCAATTATCGGCCAGATTTAATCAAATGGCTCAGGCTATTTTAACCACCACCAGCGAAGCTCAACGACGGGCAGCAGAAACTGAACAACAACAAGAAGATTTACAACGTCAGGTGATTCGACTGCTCGATGATGTAGAAGGAGCGGCAAGAGGAGATTTAACGGTAGAAGCAGAAGTCACGGCGGATGTTCTTGGGGCGGTAGCGGATGCCTTTAATCTCACTATCCATAGTCTGCGGGAAATCGTCCGACAAGTTAAAAAAGCCGCCGAACAGGTCAATAAAAGCTCAACCGATAGTGAATCTTTCGCCCGCAATCAATCGAGCGATGCTCTGCGAATGGCGGAAGAATTAGCTGTTACCCTCAATTCTGTTCAAATGATGACCGATTCGATTCAACGGGTAGCAGAAAATGCCAGAGAAGCAGAAGAAGTTGCCCGCACCTCTTCGGTTACGGCACTTAGAGGGGGTGAATCCGTAGAACGAACCGTGGCCGGTATTCTCCAAATCCGTGAAACTGTATCGGAAACTGCGAGAAAGGTAAAACGATTAGCGGAAGCTTCCCAAGAAATTAATAAAATTGTGGCGGTTGTGTCTCAAATTGCCTCTCGAACCAATTTATTAGCTCTTAATGCCTCTATTCAAGCGGCTAGGGCAGGAGAAGCTGGACGGGGGTTTGCCATCGTCGCCGATGAAGTGCGACAATTAGCCGATCGCTCCGCTAAGTCTTTAAAAGAAATTGAACAAATCGTTTTACAAATCCAAAGTGAAACCGGTTCAGTTATGACAGCGATGGAAGAAGGGATTCAACAGGTGATCGATGTTACCGAGCGCTCGGAACAAGCAAAACGCTCTCTAGAGGATATTATTCAAGTATCTAATCGGATTGATACCTTAGTGCGTTCAATTACGGCTGATACGGTAAAACAACGGGAAAATTCTCGGGAAGTGGCTCAGGTTATGCAGTCTGTTGAATTAACCGCCCAAGAAACCTCTCAAGAATCCCAACGGGTAGCAGGTTCTCTGCAAAAATTGGTGAAGATTTCCCAAGATTTGCTCGAATCAGTGGAACGTTTTAAAGTGGATCAACATGAGCTTAAATAA
- a CDS encoding response regulator transcription factor: protein MRKVLLVEDSQAQREMISTLLRENGWNVSIACDGVEALEFVQQSSPDLVVLDIVMPRMNGYEVCRRLKSDPKTMNVPVVMCSSKGEEFDRYWGMKQGADAYIAKPFQPIELIGTIKQLLRKET, encoded by the coding sequence ATGAGAAAAGTTTTACTGGTAGAAGACTCTCAAGCGCAACGGGAAATGATTTCAACCCTATTGCGGGAAAATGGTTGGAATGTATCGATCGCCTGTGATGGGGTTGAAGCCCTAGAATTTGTGCAACAATCTAGTCCTGATCTGGTGGTCTTAGATATTGTCATGCCACGCATGAATGGGTATGAGGTATGTCGTCGCCTCAAGTCCGATCCTAAGACGATGAATGTCCCCGTCGTGATGTGTTCTTCTAAAGGGGAAGAATTCGATCGCTACTGGGGAATGAAACAAGGTGCGGATGCTTACATTGCCAAGCCTTTTCAACCGATCGAGTTGATTGGCACAATTAAACAATTATTAAGAAAGGAAACTTAA
- the kaiC gene encoding circadian clock protein KaiC: MNQDNEQEYIEKLETGIPGFDFLSEGGLPKGRATLVAGTAGSAKTVFACQFLAEGIKRGENGVFVTFEEPPKALRKNMRGFGWNISQWEEERKWAFVDASPQPGDKPMVTGEYDLGALIARIEFAIRKYKAQRVSMDSLGAIFSHFMDMAQVRSDLFRLASALRELEVTAIMTAERTQEYGEISRYGVEEFVADNVVILRNALADEKRRRTIEILKYRGTDHQKGEFPFTVISNKGLVIIPLSAIELEQKSSNIRITSGSEELDRMCGGGFFRDSIILVSGATGTGKTLMVTEFMAGGVANGERCLVFAFEESREQLFRNATGWGVDFNRMEQEGKLKVVCRYPETTGLENHLISMKEMIEEFKPNRVAVDSLSALERVSSLKGFREFIIGLTSFIKQKEIGGLFTSTTPNLLGGASITEGHISTITDSIILLRYVEMYGEMRRGITVLKMRGSMHDKDIREFSIDNKGMHIGKPFRNVTGILAGTPTYTAQAEVERLSGLFEERS, from the coding sequence ATGAATCAAGACAACGAACAGGAGTACATAGAAAAACTAGAAACCGGAATCCCAGGATTTGACTTCCTCTCAGAAGGAGGACTTCCTAAAGGTCGAGCAACTTTAGTGGCCGGAACAGCAGGTAGCGCTAAAACAGTCTTTGCTTGTCAATTTCTCGCTGAAGGAATTAAACGGGGGGAAAATGGTGTTTTTGTAACTTTTGAAGAACCCCCTAAAGCACTACGGAAAAATATGCGGGGGTTTGGCTGGAATATTAGTCAATGGGAAGAAGAACGAAAATGGGCGTTTGTGGATGCTTCCCCTCAACCCGGAGACAAACCGATGGTTACGGGAGAATATGACCTCGGTGCTTTAATTGCTCGGATTGAGTTTGCTATCCGAAAATATAAGGCTCAACGGGTTTCGATGGATTCTTTAGGGGCGATTTTCAGCCATTTTATGGATATGGCTCAAGTTCGTAGTGATTTATTTAGGCTGGCTTCTGCTTTACGAGAATTAGAAGTTACGGCTATTATGACCGCAGAACGAACTCAGGAGTATGGGGAAATTAGTCGCTACGGGGTTGAGGAATTTGTCGCGGATAATGTGGTGATTTTGCGGAATGCTTTAGCGGATGAAAAGCGTCGTCGTACCATTGAAATTCTGAAATATCGAGGCACTGACCATCAAAAGGGTGAATTTCCCTTTACGGTGATTAGCAATAAGGGCTTGGTGATTATTCCCCTTTCTGCGATCGAATTAGAACAAAAATCCTCGAATATTCGTATTACTTCCGGCAGTGAAGAATTAGACCGGATGTGTGGGGGTGGGTTTTTTCGAGATTCTATTATTTTGGTTTCCGGCGCAACAGGAACGGGTAAAACGTTGATGGTGACAGAGTTTATGGCCGGAGGAGTGGCTAATGGGGAACGATGTTTAGTTTTTGCCTTTGAAGAAAGTCGAGAACAATTGTTTAGAAATGCGACGGGTTGGGGTGTGGATTTTAATCGCATGGAACAAGAAGGTAAGCTTAAAGTCGTTTGTCGTTATCCTGAAACCACAGGATTAGAAAATCATTTGATTTCGATGAAGGAAATGATCGAAGAGTTTAAACCTAACCGAGTAGCCGTTGATAGTTTATCCGCCTTAGAAAGAGTGTCTTCCCTTAAAGGGTTTCGAGAATTTATTATCGGGTTAACTTCCTTTATTAAACAAAAGGAAATAGGGGGTTTATTCACTTCAACGACTCCCAATCTTTTAGGAGGAGCTTCCATTACAGAAGGCCATATTTCCACGATTACAGATTCAATTATTTTATTACGGTATGTAGAAATGTATGGAGAAATGCGCCGAGGAATTACGGTTTTAAAAATGCGCGGGTCAATGCACGATAAAGATATCCGAGAGTTTTCTATTGATAATAAAGGGATGCACATTGGTAAACCTTTCCGCAATGTAACGGGTATATTGGCCGGAACCCCTACCTATACAGCCCAAGCAGAAGTCGAGCGTCTTAGCGGTTTGTTTGAAGAACGGTCTTAG
- a CDS encoding amino acid ABC transporter substrate-binding protein: protein MREDAVPFGYEDLDNNLSGICLDVINLIKERVQEELNQEIILVKLFQSTLFNRFELIKDGVVYLECGPNTIRESPDLEVAFSAPFFVTGTQFIIPSGLENRFDADSSLADFTLGVLRNTTTQQLLASRYPQATIQEFQGITGRLRGIQAVQTGRIDAFASDGILLIGEATLQGLPIPEDYVLVPQPPLDCEYYGLILPKNDPQWRELVNSVIDNVKLKEILRKWVTVISPYLEETRNFCEKKD, encoded by the coding sequence ATGAGAGAAGATGCTGTTCCTTTTGGCTATGAAGATTTAGACAATAATTTAAGTGGAATTTGTTTGGATGTTATTAACTTAATTAAAGAAAGAGTCCAAGAAGAGTTAAATCAAGAAATTATTCTCGTTAAACTATTTCAATCAACCTTATTTAATAGATTTGAACTGATTAAAGATGGAGTAGTTTATCTTGAATGTGGGCCAAATACCATTAGAGAATCTCCAGATTTAGAGGTCGCCTTTTCAGCCCCATTTTTTGTGACAGGAACTCAATTTATTATTCCATCTGGCCTCGAAAATAGATTTGATGCAGATAGTTCACTGGCTGATTTTACCTTAGGAGTTCTTCGCAATACCACTACTCAACAACTATTAGCCAGTCGATATCCTCAAGCAACTATACAAGAATTTCAAGGAATAACCGGTCGTCTTCGAGGAATTCAAGCGGTACAAACGGGAAGAATTGATGCTTTTGCCAGTGATGGAATTCTCTTAATTGGAGAAGCTACCCTTCAAGGTTTACCGATTCCGGAAGATTATGTCTTAGTGCCTCAACCTCCCTTAGACTGTGAATATTATGGCTTAATTTTACCTAAAAATGATCCTCAATGGCGCGAGTTAGTCAATTCAGTGATTGACAATGTTAAGTTAAAAGAAATTTTAAGAAAATGGGTTACTGTGATTAGTCCTTATCTTGAAGAAACACGAAATTTTTGTGAGAAAAAAGACTAA
- a CDS encoding MlaE family lipid ABC transporter permease subunit, translating into MTNNTASKGGISSWFTRLSAAILLGGQVFLHLLKNKIHHRNTLDQMAIVGPESLTISLVTAAFVGMVFTIQVSREFIYFGAGSYVGGVLSLALTRELAPVLTAVVVAGRVGSAFAAEIGTMRVTEQIDALYMLKTDPIDYLVIPRVLACSLMLPILTVLSLLTGIAGGIAVAESLYNISPVVFLNSARNFLQTWDLVSCMIKSGIFGSLIAVIGCSWGLTTSGGAKGVGQSTTTAVVTALLAIFVANFFLSWLMFQGTGSAVVG; encoded by the coding sequence ATGACAAATAACACAGCGTCTAAAGGCGGAATTTCTTCCTGGTTTACTCGTTTATCCGCCGCCATTCTTCTAGGAGGACAAGTCTTTCTCCATTTACTCAAAAATAAAATTCACCACCGCAATACCCTCGATCAAATGGCTATTGTCGGGCCGGAGTCTTTAACCATTTCCTTAGTTACGGCGGCTTTTGTGGGAATGGTTTTTACCATTCAAGTCTCTAGAGAATTTATTTATTTTGGGGCGGGCAGTTATGTCGGGGGTGTGCTATCTTTAGCCTTAACCAGAGAACTAGCACCCGTGTTAACTGCCGTTGTGGTAGCCGGCAGAGTGGGGTCAGCATTTGCCGCCGAAATTGGCACAATGCGGGTGACAGAACAAATCGATGCTCTGTATATGCTCAAAACCGATCCGATCGATTATTTAGTGATTCCTAGGGTGTTAGCTTGTAGTTTAATGCTCCCTATTTTGACGGTTCTTTCTTTGTTGACTGGGATCGCCGGTGGTATTGCTGTAGCCGAATCTTTATATAATATCTCTCCTGTGGTATTTCTCAACTCAGCCAGAAATTTCCTGCAAACTTGGGATTTAGTCAGTTGTATGATTAAATCCGGAATATTTGGCTCTTTAATTGCTGTTATTGGCTGTAGTTGGGGCTTGACGACGAGCGGAGGAGCAAAAGGGGTAGGACAATCAACCACCACAGCCGTTGTTACCGCTTTACTCGCTATTTTTGTGGCTAATTTCTTTCTCTCTTGGTTGATGTTTCAAGGAACAGGAAGCGCCGTAGTCGGTTAA
- a CDS encoding PCP reductase family protein — MTDFDFTDTPHWTPEAKAKLKQIPFFVRTQARQRIEELARAAGSDEVTVEIVEQARVEFGQ; from the coding sequence ATGACAGATTTTGATTTTACCGATACTCCTCACTGGACACCTGAAGCTAAAGCAAAGCTAAAACAGATTCCTTTTTTCGTCCGAACACAAGCGAGACAACGGATAGAAGAATTAGCTAGGGCTGCCGGTTCAGATGAGGTGACGGTTGAAATTGTCGAACAAGCTAGGGTAGAATTTGGGCAATAG
- a CDS encoding AI-2E family transporter, producing the protein MNFNRWLGFVIFVISLYILWQIQQLLLLIFMAIVFATAFNRLIRWLEYHQIKRSYAITLTLGGSLIIITLFFLLIVPPFIEQFQKLLELLPQIWVQIRRGLIALRDANLDLFPQPPTTLAELIKQLQPVFEDTSFWKRFFAIFSNSFAAILQLLFIIVLTLMMLIEPRPYRQGFLRLFPSFYRRRADEIFEKTEIALGSWFTGIVISSTFIGILSGVGLLIFQVNLALFHALMAGLLNFIPNIGPTLSVIFPIMIALLDAPWKIGAVLILYFIIQNIESYWLTPTVMAKQVSLLPAVTLMAQLFFAKVFGILGLFLALPLTVVAKTWIEEVLFKDILDQWQSSLKSEVKGEKIEPEESNLLYPETPLDNPSNLSPEIPPDHR; encoded by the coding sequence GTGAATTTTAATCGATGGCTAGGGTTTGTTATTTTTGTCATCTCCCTCTATATCCTGTGGCAAATACAGCAGTTACTCTTATTGATTTTTATGGCGATCGTTTTTGCCACTGCTTTTAACCGTTTGATTCGTTGGCTAGAATATCATCAAATTAAACGCAGTTACGCTATCACTCTGACCCTTGGTGGAAGTTTAATTATAATCACATTATTCTTTTTGCTCATTGTACCACCATTCATCGAACAATTTCAAAAACTGTTAGAATTATTACCTCAAATCTGGGTACAAATTCGCCGAGGGTTAATTGCTCTTAGAGATGCTAATTTAGATTTGTTTCCTCAACCTCCGACTACCTTAGCAGAACTGATTAAACAACTGCAACCGGTTTTTGAAGATACCAGTTTTTGGAAGCGGTTTTTTGCCATTTTTTCTAATTCTTTTGCAGCGATTTTACAACTATTATTTATCATTGTTTTAACCTTGATGATGTTAATTGAACCTCGTCCTTATCGTCAAGGATTTTTAAGATTATTTCCCTCGTTTTATCGTCGTCGTGCGGATGAAATTTTTGAAAAAACAGAAATTGCATTAGGAAGTTGGTTTACTGGAATTGTAATTAGTTCTACGTTTATTGGAATTTTAAGCGGCGTAGGACTCTTAATTTTCCAAGTTAATTTAGCTTTATTTCATGCTTTGATGGCCGGCTTACTTAATTTTATTCCTAATATAGGCCCTACTCTAAGCGTCATTTTTCCGATTATGATTGCTTTATTAGATGCTCCCTGGAAAATTGGCGCAGTTTTAATTTTATATTTTATTATTCAAAATATAGAAAGTTATTGGTTAACCCCAACGGTAATGGCTAAACAAGTTTCTTTATTACCGGCTGTCACTTTAATGGCACAATTATTTTTTGCTAAAGTTTTCGGAATTTTAGGCTTATTCTTGGCACTGCCTCTTACGGTTGTTGCTAAAACTTGGATAGAAGAAGTATTATTTAAAGATATTTTAGATCAGTGGCAATCATCCCTTAAAAGTGAGGTAAAAGGTGAGAAAATTGAACCTGAAGAATCCAATCTCTTATATCCAGAAACTCCCTTGGATAACCCCTCTAATTTGTCCCCAGAAATTCCTCCTGACCATCGTTAA